A window of Pseudodesulfovibrio sp. JC047 contains these coding sequences:
- the cas5c gene encoding type I-C CRISPR-associated protein Cas5c: MSGIQLRVWGEYACFTRPEMKVERVSYDVMTPSAARGILEAIYWKPAIRWVIDRIHVMKPVRFDNIRRNEVSTVVPLSGKAGVNAAMKGGTNPVRLFVEECRQQRAAMVLRDVEYVIEAHFEYTSAEDRNDGKHLDMFNRRAKKGQCFHRPYLGCREFAAFFEPVSGAIPVSPLARDTARDLGWMLYDINYAADMTPFFFRPTLENGIVDCRKGGVTA; the protein is encoded by the coding sequence GTGTCTGGAATACAACTGAGGGTTTGGGGTGAATATGCGTGTTTCACGCGCCCCGAAATGAAAGTGGAGCGCGTCAGCTATGATGTCATGACGCCCTCGGCGGCCCGGGGCATCCTGGAGGCGATCTATTGGAAACCCGCGATTCGGTGGGTCATTGATCGAATTCATGTCATGAAGCCGGTTCGGTTTGACAACATTCGTCGAAACGAAGTGTCTACCGTGGTGCCGCTCAGTGGGAAAGCTGGCGTGAATGCGGCCATGAAAGGCGGGACCAATCCGGTTCGCCTGTTCGTGGAAGAGTGTCGCCAGCAACGGGCGGCCATGGTGCTGCGGGATGTCGAGTACGTCATCGAGGCGCATTTCGAATACACGTCTGCCGAGGACCGCAATGACGGCAAGCATTTGGACATGTTCAATCGGCGGGCCAAAAAAGGACAGTGCTTTCATCGGCCATATCTTGGCTGTCGGGAGTTTGCCGCGTTTTTCGAGCCTGTCTCGGGTGCGATCCCCGTATCGCCATTGGCTCGGGATACCGCGCGCGATCTTGGCTGGATGCTGTATGACATCAACTATGCGGCGGATATGACACCATTCTTTTTCCGCCCGACGTTGGAAAACGGCATTGTCGATTGTCGGAAAGGCGGGGTGACCGCATGA